Proteins encoded together in one Catellatospora citrea window:
- a CDS encoding carbohydrate ABC transporter permease, whose amino-acid sequence MTVEGKPLPVVRRRRGLKVTRGYRVFQAVNAVVLTVVVIVTLYPFVNVVARSFSQEAYIRAGQVNLVPRGFNLSTYKLVMADDMFWANYRNTVFYTVVATAVAIVLTTCYAYVLSKKQLRGRSALVGIAVFTMFFSGGLIPNYILVTSLGLKNSVWAIALPNAISVFNLLVMKAFFESMPVELEEAAAVDGLDTYRILWRIVLPLSKAMIATMVLFYAVAFWNSWFSAFLYMDQSDLFPVTVYLRNLIAGATGAGSVGAADADLQTAANIQAVTIVLTVVPILLVYPFVQRYFVSGVMLGAVKG is encoded by the coding sequence GTGACCGTCGAAGGAAAACCCCTGCCGGTCGTGCGGCGGCGACGCGGGCTGAAGGTCACCCGGGGCTACCGGGTGTTCCAGGCCGTCAACGCGGTCGTGCTGACCGTCGTGGTGATCGTGACGCTGTACCCGTTCGTCAACGTGGTGGCGCGCTCGTTCAGCCAGGAAGCCTACATCCGGGCCGGGCAGGTCAACCTGGTGCCGCGCGGGTTCAACCTCAGCACATACAAGCTGGTCATGGCCGACGACATGTTCTGGGCCAACTACCGCAACACCGTCTTCTACACCGTCGTCGCGACCGCCGTCGCCATCGTGCTGACCACCTGCTACGCGTACGTGCTGTCCAAGAAGCAGCTGCGCGGCCGGTCGGCGCTGGTCGGCATCGCCGTGTTCACCATGTTCTTCTCCGGCGGCCTGATCCCGAACTACATCCTGGTCACCAGCCTGGGCCTGAAGAACTCGGTGTGGGCGATCGCGCTGCCCAACGCGATCAGCGTGTTCAACCTGCTGGTCATGAAGGCCTTCTTCGAGAGCATGCCGGTCGAGCTGGAGGAGGCCGCCGCCGTCGACGGCCTGGACACCTACCGCATCCTGTGGCGCATCGTGCTGCCGCTGTCCAAGGCCATGATCGCGACGATGGTGCTGTTCTACGCGGTGGCCTTCTGGAACTCGTGGTTCTCGGCCTTCCTCTACATGGACCAGTCAGACCTGTTCCCCGTCACCGTCTACCTGCGCAATCTCATCGCCGGGGCGACCGGGGCGGGCTCCGTCGGCGCTGCCGACGCCGATCTGCAAACGGCGGCCAACATCCAGGCCGTGACGATCGTGCTCACCGTCGTGCCGATCCTGCTGGTCTACCCCTTCGTCCAGAGGTACTTCGTGTCCGGCGTGATGCTCGGGGCGGTCAAGGGGTGA
- a CDS encoding beta-galactosidase translates to MTLPATPKIPYGGDYNPEQWPQEVWTQDYRLFDAAHLDTVTVGVFTWALTQPAPDVYDFTTLDAIVERAAAEGRAVCLATGTGAHPAWLARAHPEVTRTDFEGRRHRFGQRHNSCPSSPVFRRLSAELARRIAARYADHPAVVAWHVGNEYGGACYCELCAAGFRDWLRKKYRTLDRLNHAWCTTFWSHTFTDWDEIEAPSALTEHWRGPDHTAFQGITLDYLRFMSDAMLTNFVDEKAAIRESSPDTPVTTNFMGMYRPIDYHRWSAHLDFASWDNYPPDDRSAARMALTHDLMRGLKGGQPFWLMEQTPSTTACRDVNPLKRPGINRLWSWQAVAHGADAVLYFQLRASRGASEKYHGAVIGHAGRADTRVFGEVAQLGAELDRLGGVSLGARTPARVALLFDWDSWWALEISDGPSRLVRYQQVVLAYHRTLWDAGTDVDVVPVTADLCRYDVVVAPALHMVKGDLARRLEAVAARGGSVVTTFLSGRVDEDDNAFLTDVPGPLGPLMGVRVDEWDAREADIVNPVLLESGDDRLEVASRLLFELVIPQGAEVVGTYRADFYAGTPAVTRNAFGDGHGWYVAAGLEQDGVSWVMRQVLARHDLLGPYADVADLETAVRIAPDGTRLRFLLNHRADKVTVTACAGGVDLLTGERVEAGRPLALDPLGVVVLHETA, encoded by the coding sequence ATGACCCTGCCCGCCACCCCGAAGATTCCCTACGGCGGCGACTACAACCCCGAGCAGTGGCCGCAGGAGGTGTGGACGCAGGACTACCGGCTGTTCGACGCCGCGCACCTCGACACGGTCACCGTCGGCGTGTTCACCTGGGCGCTGACCCAGCCCGCGCCGGACGTGTACGACTTCACCACCCTCGACGCCATCGTCGAGCGGGCCGCCGCCGAAGGCCGGGCCGTCTGCCTGGCGACCGGCACCGGCGCGCACCCGGCCTGGCTGGCCCGCGCCCACCCCGAGGTGACCCGCACCGACTTCGAGGGCCGGCGGCACCGGTTCGGCCAGCGCCACAACTCGTGCCCCAGCTCGCCGGTGTTCCGGCGGCTGTCGGCCGAACTGGCCCGCCGCATCGCCGCCCGCTACGCCGACCACCCCGCCGTGGTCGCCTGGCACGTCGGCAACGAGTACGGCGGGGCCTGCTACTGCGAGCTGTGCGCGGCCGGGTTCCGGGACTGGCTGCGCAAGAAGTACCGCACCCTGGACCGGCTCAACCACGCCTGGTGCACCACGTTCTGGTCGCACACGTTCACCGACTGGGACGAGATCGAGGCCCCGTCGGCGCTGACCGAGCACTGGCGCGGCCCCGACCACACCGCCTTCCAGGGCATCACCCTGGACTACCTGCGCTTCATGTCCGACGCGATGCTGACCAACTTCGTCGACGAGAAGGCCGCGATCCGCGAGTCCAGCCCCGACACCCCGGTCACCACCAACTTCATGGGCATGTACCGGCCGATCGACTACCACCGCTGGTCGGCGCACCTGGACTTCGCGTCCTGGGACAACTACCCGCCCGACGACCGGTCCGCTGCCCGGATGGCGCTGACCCACGACCTGATGCGCGGCCTCAAGGGCGGGCAGCCGTTCTGGCTGATGGAGCAGACCCCGAGCACCACCGCCTGCCGGGACGTGAACCCGCTCAAACGGCCCGGGATCAACCGGCTGTGGAGCTGGCAGGCGGTCGCGCACGGCGCGGACGCGGTGCTGTACTTCCAGCTGCGGGCCTCGCGGGGCGCGAGCGAGAAGTACCACGGCGCGGTCATCGGCCACGCCGGCCGCGCCGACACCCGCGTGTTCGGCGAGGTCGCGCAGCTCGGCGCGGAACTGGACCGGCTCGGCGGCGTGAGCCTGGGCGCGCGGACCCCGGCCCGGGTCGCGCTGCTGTTCGACTGGGACAGCTGGTGGGCCCTGGAGATCTCCGACGGCCCGTCCCGGCTGGTGCGCTACCAGCAGGTCGTGCTCGCCTACCACCGGACGCTGTGGGACGCCGGGACCGACGTGGACGTCGTGCCGGTGACCGCCGACCTGTGCCGCTACGACGTGGTCGTCGCGCCCGCCCTGCACATGGTCAAGGGCGACCTGGCCCGGCGGCTGGAGGCCGTCGCGGCGCGCGGCGGCTCGGTGGTGACGACGTTCCTGTCCGGGCGGGTCGACGAGGACGACAACGCGTTCCTGACTGACGTGCCCGGCCCGCTCGGACCCCTGATGGGCGTACGGGTCGACGAGTGGGACGCCCGCGAGGCCGACATAGTCAACCCGGTGCTGCTGGAGTCCGGCGACGACCGCCTCGAAGTCGCGTCACGGCTGCTGTTCGAGCTGGTCATCCCGCAGGGCGCGGAGGTGGTCGGCACCTACCGGGCCGACTTCTACGCGGGCACCCCCGCCGTCACCCGCAACGCGTTCGGCGACGGGCACGGCTGGTATGTCGCCGCCGGTCTGGAGCAGGACGGCGTGTCGTGGGTGATGCGGCAGGTGTTGGCCCGCCACGACCTGCTCGGCCCGTATGCCGACGTCGCCGACCTGGAGACGGCGGTGCGGATCGCCCCCGACGGGACCCGCCTGCGGTTCCTGCTCAACCACCGGGCCGACAAGGTCACCGTGACCGCCTGCGCCGGCGGGGTCGACCTGCTGACGGGGGAGCGGGTCGAGGCCGGGCGGCCGCTCGCCCTCGACCCGCTCGGAGTCGTGGTGCTGCACGAGACGGCCTGA
- a CDS encoding ABC transporter permease: MSVPGTLDPPRSTAEAGPPAPPRPPVVRAKRLTWRRALRRDWQLYSLALLPLLFFAVFRYLPMIGNVIAFRKFQPGGNPLGEYWVGLRYVEMFLSDSTFWNVFTNTLVLGVLTLVVCFPLPIVLALLFNELSSRRLKRFVQSVSYLPHFLSVVIIAAMVMQLLSVDGTVNQLVRAFGGEPIPFLQQPEWFRTIYVSSEAWQTVGWGTILYLAALTTIDSDLYEAARIDGASRWRQTWHVTLPGIRPTMVTLLILNIGTFMAVGFEKILLLYNPLTYPTGDVISTYLFRMGVLSNSFSYAAAIGLFEAVIGLTLVLTANLIARRAVGTSLW; the protein is encoded by the coding sequence ATGAGCGTGCCCGGGACGCTGGACCCGCCGCGGTCCACGGCGGAGGCGGGCCCGCCGGCGCCTCCGCGCCCGCCGGTCGTCCGCGCCAAGCGGTTGACCTGGCGGCGGGCGCTGCGCCGGGACTGGCAGCTGTACTCGCTGGCGCTGCTGCCGCTGCTGTTCTTCGCGGTCTTCCGCTACCTGCCGATGATCGGCAACGTCATCGCGTTCCGTAAGTTCCAGCCCGGCGGCAACCCGCTCGGGGAGTACTGGGTCGGGCTGCGCTACGTGGAGATGTTCCTCAGCGACTCGACGTTCTGGAACGTCTTCACCAACACCCTGGTGCTGGGCGTGCTGACGCTGGTGGTCTGCTTCCCGCTGCCGATCGTGCTGGCGCTGCTGTTCAACGAGCTGAGCAGCCGCCGGCTCAAACGCTTCGTGCAGTCGGTGTCCTACCTGCCGCACTTCCTGTCGGTCGTGATCATCGCCGCGATGGTGATGCAGCTGCTGAGCGTCGACGGCACGGTCAACCAGCTGGTGCGGGCGTTCGGCGGGGAGCCGATCCCGTTCCTGCAGCAGCCGGAGTGGTTCCGCACCATCTACGTCTCCTCGGAGGCGTGGCAGACCGTCGGCTGGGGCACGATCCTCTACCTGGCCGCGCTGACCACGATCGACTCCGACCTGTACGAGGCGGCCCGCATCGACGGGGCGAGCCGGTGGCGCCAGACCTGGCACGTCACCCTGCCCGGCATCCGGCCGACGATGGTGACCCTGCTGATCCTCAACATCGGCACGTTCATGGCGGTCGGCTTCGAGAAGATCCTGCTGCTGTACAACCCGCTGACGTATCCCACCGGCGACGTGATCTCCACGTATCTGTTCCGGATGGGCGTGCTGTCCAACAGCTTCAGCTACGCCGCCGCGATCGGCCTGTTCGAGGCCGTCATCGGCCTGACGCTGGTGCTGACGGCCAATCTCATCGCCCGCCGCGCAGTTGGGACGAGCCTGTGGTGA
- a CDS encoding GH39 family glycosyl hydrolase encodes MRIHVPETASGRLTDAWRFCVGTGRFELALRRDYQDSLAMIQRDIGFRHIRGHGLLSDGVGVYRPYEYQGATRVRHNFTYVDQVVDAYLDLGIRPFVELGFMPAALASGEQTVFWWGGNVTPPRSWSQWADLVKATVSHLVDRYGIEQVRTWPIEVWNEPNLKEFWAGADRDAYHRLYEVSADAVKAVDASLQVGGPAISPGADDWLIPFAEFTDGRGVPVDFVSKHAYTSGPAQHVPFGVHQTLAPAERLLEQFASPRELLAATALAGLPVHITEFNSSYRPDNPVHDTALHAAYLAPVLANGGDLVDSFSYWTFSDMFEEVGVPTSLFHGGFGLLTHRQIRKPTYHLYAFMARMGEAVLTRGADHLVTRDDTGRVTVLAWAPVDVTGGPPVDGHTVRLSIPVGGPTTPSVYLNRSSVSEEVGNAWTAWCEMGRPASPGSRQLADLYEAAEPARSHRSLPRVGGCVELDLVLARHEVTLVELTPVVDETPPWWDDDRLLGLSRPAPQPSGRSDG; translated from the coding sequence ATGCGCATCCACGTACCCGAGACCGCCTCCGGCCGGCTCACCGACGCCTGGCGTTTCTGCGTCGGCACCGGCCGCTTCGAGCTCGCCTTGCGGCGCGACTACCAGGACTCGCTGGCGATGATCCAGCGTGACATCGGCTTCCGGCACATCCGCGGGCACGGCCTGCTGTCCGACGGCGTCGGGGTGTACCGGCCGTACGAGTACCAGGGCGCGACCCGCGTCCGGCACAACTTCACCTACGTGGACCAGGTCGTCGACGCCTACCTCGACCTCGGCATCCGCCCGTTCGTGGAGCTGGGCTTCATGCCCGCGGCGCTGGCATCGGGCGAGCAGACCGTGTTCTGGTGGGGCGGCAACGTCACCCCGCCCCGCTCCTGGAGCCAATGGGCCGACCTGGTCAAGGCGACCGTGTCGCACCTGGTCGACCGGTACGGCATCGAGCAGGTGCGCACCTGGCCGATCGAGGTGTGGAACGAACCCAACCTCAAGGAGTTCTGGGCCGGCGCCGACCGCGACGCCTACCACCGGCTGTACGAGGTCAGCGCCGACGCGGTCAAGGCGGTCGACGCGTCGCTGCAGGTCGGCGGGCCGGCGATCTCACCCGGAGCGGACGACTGGCTGATCCCGTTCGCGGAGTTCACGGACGGACGCGGGGTGCCCGTCGACTTCGTCAGCAAGCACGCGTACACCTCCGGGCCCGCCCAGCACGTGCCGTTCGGGGTGCACCAGACCCTCGCCCCGGCCGAGCGGCTGCTGGAGCAGTTCGCCAGCCCACGGGAGCTGCTGGCGGCCACCGCGCTGGCCGGGCTGCCGGTGCACATCACCGAGTTCAACTCCTCCTACCGGCCCGACAACCCGGTGCACGACACGGCCCTGCACGCCGCGTACCTCGCGCCGGTGCTGGCCAACGGCGGCGACCTGGTCGACTCGTTCTCGTACTGGACGTTCAGCGACATGTTCGAGGAGGTCGGGGTCCCGACGTCGCTGTTCCACGGCGGCTTCGGCCTGCTCACCCACCGGCAGATCCGCAAACCCACCTACCACCTGTACGCCTTCATGGCCCGGATGGGCGAGGCGGTCCTCACCCGCGGCGCCGACCACCTGGTGACCCGCGACGACACCGGCCGGGTCACCGTGCTGGCCTGGGCCCCGGTCGACGTCACCGGCGGCCCGCCCGTCGACGGCCACACGGTGCGGCTGTCGATCCCGGTCGGCGGGCCGACCACGCCGTCGGTATACCTGAACCGCTCCTCGGTCAGCGAGGAGGTCGGCAACGCGTGGACGGCCTGGTGCGAGATGGGCCGCCCGGCCTCGCCCGGCTCGCGCCAGCTCGCCGACCTGTACGAGGCCGCCGAACCGGCCCGCAGCCACCGCAGCCTGCCCCGGGTCGGCGGCTGCGTCGAGCTGGACCTGGTGCTGGCCCGGCACGAGGTGACCCTGGTCGAGCTGACGCCGGTCGTCGACGAGACCCCGCCCTGGTGGGACGACGACCGGCTGCTCGGCCTGAGCCGTCCGGCCCCGCAGCCGTCGGGGAGAAGCGATGGCTGA
- a CDS encoding DUF624 domain-containing protein yields MADLAAGRFGQGVLSRAAALVYSLLVVELLLAATTLPGLVPLVLLARDASNIPLFAACALPLGPAVAAALYALHHHRADLADLTPAAAFWRGYRLNLGPVLRVWAPLLLWLAVVAVNLAHLDAAAVPRWWAALLVVLAVAAALWGTNLLVITSLFDFRVRDAARLASYFLVRRPAVTLGNLSVLVAAAGLTVLLSEAVLTLSGSLLVFVLLRNCRPLVGQISREFVA; encoded by the coding sequence ATGGCTGACCTCGCCGCGGGCCGCTTCGGGCAGGGGGTGCTGTCGCGGGCCGCGGCGCTGGTCTACAGCCTGCTCGTGGTGGAGTTGCTGCTGGCGGCGACCACGCTGCCGGGCCTGGTGCCGCTGGTGCTGCTGGCCCGCGACGCCAGCAACATCCCGCTGTTCGCGGCGTGCGCGCTGCCGCTGGGCCCGGCCGTGGCGGCGGCCCTGTACGCGCTGCACCACCACCGCGCCGACCTGGCCGACCTCACCCCAGCGGCGGCGTTCTGGCGCGGCTACCGGCTCAACCTCGGGCCGGTGCTGCGGGTCTGGGCTCCGCTGCTGCTGTGGCTGGCCGTCGTCGCCGTCAACCTGGCCCACCTCGACGCCGCCGCCGTGCCCCGGTGGTGGGCGGCGCTGCTGGTAGTGCTCGCCGTCGCGGCGGCGCTGTGGGGCACGAACCTGCTGGTGATCACGTCGCTGTTCGACTTCCGGGTGCGCGACGCCGCCCGGCTCGCCTCGTACTTCCTCGTCCGCCGCCCTGCGGTCACCCTCGGCAACCTCAGCGTGCTCGTCGCGGCGGCCGGGCTCACCGTGCTGCTGTCCGAGGCGGTGCTCACGCTGTCCGGCTCGCTGCTGGTGTTCGTGCTGCTGCGCAACTGCCGCCCGCTGGTCGGCCAGATCTCCAGGGAGTTCGTCGCATGA
- a CDS encoding ABC transporter substrate-binding protein has product MAIRSRRRVAAFAAALLAVSLSACSGEEPTSDDLSGNRVGAMSDYGVNSQFKATEALNFSILYNNHPNYPLKNEWLFWSELTKRTGVTLQPTAVPLSDYEQKRSLLIGAGDAPLIIPKTYPGQETPFVASGSILPVSDYLDLMPNFKDKVAKWNLQPDVDQLRQLDGKFYLLPGLHEDVWTDYSLGVRTDILAQLNLTAPKTWDEVYTMLKAMKAAYPNQYPMSDRWSKPTPGGALFNFMSPAFSTNGGWGYRNDYWDASAKKFVFTGATDGYKQMVTYLNKLVKEGLLDPESFTQDDDTAIQKLATGKSFVISANAQELVNKYRTTMAETLPKATMVKIPQPAGPAGDVKAGTRLENGIMISKKARDSKNFVAMMQFIDWLYYSDAGQEFAKWGVPGTTYNKDASGKFTLAPDVDYVKLNPTATKHLQKDFGFGNGVFAYGGTTQLLQSTFSAEELEYQKAMDAKQTLPLAPPHPYEDAEAEQATLWETPLKDHVSQMTLKFILGQRDLSEWDAYVAELKAKNMDAYIELVNKAYDRFAKQRG; this is encoded by the coding sequence ATGGCAATCCGCTCCCGCAGACGCGTCGCGGCGTTCGCCGCCGCGCTGCTGGCCGTATCCCTGTCCGCGTGCAGCGGCGAGGAACCCACCTCCGACGACCTGTCCGGCAACCGCGTCGGCGCGATGTCCGACTACGGCGTGAACTCGCAGTTCAAGGCGACCGAGGCGCTGAACTTCTCGATCCTGTACAACAACCACCCGAACTACCCGCTCAAGAACGAGTGGCTGTTCTGGTCCGAGCTGACCAAGCGCACCGGCGTCACGCTGCAGCCGACCGCCGTGCCGCTGTCGGACTACGAGCAGAAGCGCAGCCTGCTCATCGGCGCGGGCGACGCCCCGCTGATCATCCCGAAGACCTACCCGGGCCAGGAGACCCCGTTCGTGGCCTCGGGGTCGATCCTGCCGGTCAGCGACTACCTCGACCTGATGCCGAACTTCAAGGACAAGGTCGCCAAGTGGAACCTGCAGCCTGACGTCGACCAGCTGCGCCAGCTCGACGGCAAGTTCTACCTGCTGCCCGGCCTGCACGAGGACGTGTGGACGGACTACTCGCTGGGCGTGCGCACCGACATCCTCGCCCAGCTCAACCTCACCGCGCCCAAGACCTGGGACGAGGTGTACACCATGCTCAAGGCGATGAAGGCGGCGTACCCGAACCAGTACCCGATGTCGGACCGGTGGAGCAAGCCCACGCCCGGCGGCGCGCTGTTCAACTTCATGTCGCCGGCGTTCAGCACCAACGGGGGCTGGGGCTACCGCAACGACTACTGGGACGCCAGCGCCAAGAAGTTCGTCTTCACCGGCGCCACCGACGGCTACAAGCAGATGGTCACCTACCTGAACAAGCTGGTGAAGGAGGGTCTGCTCGACCCGGAGAGCTTCACCCAGGACGACGACACCGCCATCCAGAAACTCGCCACCGGCAAGTCCTTCGTGATCAGCGCCAACGCGCAGGAGCTGGTCAACAAGTACCGCACGACGATGGCCGAGACCCTGCCCAAGGCGACCATGGTCAAGATCCCGCAGCCGGCCGGCCCCGCCGGCGACGTCAAGGCCGGCACCCGCCTCGAGAACGGCATCATGATCTCGAAGAAGGCCCGCGACAGCAAGAACTTCGTCGCGATGATGCAGTTCATCGACTGGCTGTACTACTCCGACGCGGGCCAGGAGTTCGCCAAGTGGGGCGTGCCGGGCACCACCTACAACAAGGACGCCTCCGGCAAGTTCACGCTCGCGCCCGACGTCGACTACGTCAAGCTCAACCCCACCGCCACCAAGCACCTGCAGAAGGACTTCGGCTTCGGCAACGGCGTGTTCGCCTACGGCGGCACCACCCAGCTGCTCCAGTCGACGTTCTCCGCCGAGGAGCTGGAATACCAGAAGGCGATGGACGCCAAGCAGACCCTGCCCTTGGCGCCGCCGCACCCGTACGAGGACGCGGAGGCCGAGCAGGCCACCCTCTGGGAGACGCCGCTGAAGGACCACGTCTCCCAGATGACGCTCAAGTTCATCCTCGGCCAGCGTGACCTGTCCGAATGGGACGCCTACGTCGCCGAGCTCAAGGCCAAGAACATGGACGCCTACATCGAGCTCGTCAACAAGGCCTACGACCGCTTCGCCAAGCAGCGGGGCTGA
- a CDS encoding alpha-glucuronidase, producing MTGEASIAHAAWLPPEALRAVASRRVLVMSDGMLAETAAQEIARAVAHHGGSLHRAADGGPFDLVLALTSADGLPDAAAMALAELDWRAGQDMLGAEGFALGRRDGVTVVLADGPAGLLYGLFHVVRLGEAAFGASLPIEVHCPVTARRMLNHWDNIDTHPVMGQVERGYSGGSIFWRDGGLTPDLGRVRAYARLLASIGVNAVTVNNVNVHATEAHLLTDRLGDVAALADVLRPYGIRTHLSVNFNSPAALGGLRTADPLDDGVRAWWADTTRQVYAAIPDFGGYVVKADSEGQPGPFGYGRTHADGANTLAAALAPFGGVVHWRAFVYNHTQDWRDRSTDRARAAYDHFAPLDGHFAGNVILQVKYGPIDFQTREPVSPVIAAMPGTRLAVELQVTQEYTGQQRHVCYLGPLWHEVLAFEPWGGGRTVAAVAAGRHADNGLTGFEGGLVAVSNVGDDPFWTGHPLAQANLYAFGRLAWNPHLDPAAVLGEWIDLTFTPAATADPGLLRRTLHEVMDDSWQTYESYTAPLGVGFMVRPGSHYGPDVDGYEYTPWGTYHFADRDGIGVDRTRATGTGFTGQYPQPWAQVYESAASCPDELLLFFHHVPYTHVLHSGKTVVQHIYDTHFEGADRVARMRSRWAGLAGLVAPDVDARVRERLDEQSRCAQEWRDQINTYFYRKSGIPDAHGRRIH from the coding sequence ATGACTGGTGAGGCGAGCATCGCGCACGCGGCCTGGCTGCCGCCGGAGGCGTTGCGGGCCGTCGCTTCGCGCCGGGTGCTGGTGATGAGCGACGGAATGCTCGCCGAGACCGCCGCCCAGGAGATCGCGCGGGCCGTGGCCCACCACGGCGGCAGTCTGCACCGCGCGGCCGACGGCGGGCCATTCGACCTGGTGTTGGCGCTCACGAGCGCGGACGGCCTGCCGGACGCGGCAGCGATGGCGTTGGCCGAGCTCGACTGGCGGGCCGGGCAGGACATGCTCGGCGCGGAGGGTTTCGCGCTGGGGCGGCGCGACGGTGTCACCGTGGTCCTGGCCGACGGACCGGCGGGGCTGCTCTACGGGCTGTTCCACGTCGTCCGGCTCGGCGAGGCGGCGTTCGGCGCGAGCCTGCCGATCGAGGTCCACTGCCCGGTGACGGCGCGCCGGATGCTGAACCACTGGGACAACATCGACACCCACCCGGTCATGGGCCAGGTCGAACGCGGTTACTCCGGTGGCTCGATCTTCTGGCGGGACGGCGGGCTGACCCCGGACCTGGGCCGGGTCCGCGCCTACGCCCGGCTGCTGGCCTCGATCGGCGTCAACGCGGTCACCGTCAACAACGTCAACGTGCACGCCACCGAGGCGCACCTGCTCACCGACCGGCTCGGCGACGTCGCGGCGCTCGCCGACGTGCTGCGCCCGTACGGCATCCGGACCCACCTGTCGGTCAACTTCAACTCGCCCGCCGCGCTCGGCGGCCTGCGCACCGCCGACCCGCTCGACGACGGGGTGCGCGCCTGGTGGGCGGACACGACCCGGCAGGTGTACGCGGCGATCCCCGACTTCGGCGGGTATGTCGTGAAGGCCGACTCCGAGGGGCAGCCCGGCCCGTTCGGCTACGGGCGCACCCACGCCGACGGCGCGAACACCCTCGCCGCCGCGCTGGCGCCGTTCGGCGGCGTCGTGCACTGGCGCGCGTTCGTGTACAACCACACCCAGGACTGGCGCGACCGCAGCACCGACCGGGCCCGCGCGGCGTACGACCACTTCGCCCCGCTCGACGGCCACTTCGCCGGCAACGTGATCCTGCAGGTCAAGTACGGCCCGATCGACTTCCAGACCCGGGAGCCGGTGTCGCCGGTGATCGCCGCGATGCCCGGCACCCGGCTCGCGGTGGAGTTGCAGGTGACCCAGGAGTACACCGGCCAGCAGCGGCACGTGTGCTACCTCGGCCCGCTGTGGCACGAGGTGCTGGCGTTCGAGCCGTGGGGCGGCGGTCGGACCGTGGCGGCGGTGGCCGCCGGGCGGCACGCCGACAACGGGCTCACGGGCTTCGAGGGCGGGCTCGTCGCCGTGTCCAACGTGGGCGACGACCCGTTCTGGACCGGGCATCCCCTCGCGCAGGCCAACCTGTACGCCTTCGGCCGGCTCGCCTGGAATCCCCACCTGGACCCGGCAGCGGTCCTCGGCGAGTGGATCGACCTGACCTTCACCCCGGCGGCGACCGCCGACCCCGGGCTGCTGCGGCGGACCCTGCACGAGGTCATGGACGACTCGTGGCAGACCTACGAGTCCTACACCGCGCCGCTGGGCGTCGGGTTCATGGTCCGGCCCGGCAGCCACTACGGCCCCGACGTCGACGGCTACGAGTACACCCCGTGGGGCACGTACCACTTCGCCGACCGCGACGGCATCGGCGTCGACCGCACCCGCGCCACCGGCACCGGCTTCACCGGCCAGTACCCGCAGCCGTGGGCGCAGGTGTACGAGTCGGCCGCCTCCTGCCCCGACGAGCTGCTGCTGTTCTTCCACCACGTGCCTTACACCCACGTGCTGCACAGCGGGAAGACGGTCGTCCAGCACATCTACGACACCCACTTCGAGGGCGCGGACCGGGTCGCCCGCATGCGGTCGCGGTGGGCGGGCCTGGCCGGGTTGGTCGCCCCGGACGTGGACGCCCGGGTGCGCGAGCGCCTCGACGAGCAGTCGCGCTGCGCTCAGGAATGGCGCGACCAGATCAACACCTACTTCTACCGCAAATCCGGCATCCCCGACGCCCACGGTCGCCGCATCCACTGA